The Brachyspira aalborgi genome has a segment encoding these proteins:
- a CDS encoding metallophosphoesterase, producing the protein MNILNKLLNKFGKTKIIIFLIIILLFALYMFKTSRDLKVRYIDLEFEDLPKSFDNIKVALASDIHSGLYVSTSHIKKMSYMIMTNKPDIILFVGDYIYSAPRWFRYYNKKNIIKLNEGIKDLNAPLGKYAVMGNHDNYESKIDISNTFYSNNFKMLDNNIIFITNENKEYISIGGIGDFLTDEVKFDLAIKNVKTNDFNILLSHEPMFPLKIAQKEGYNKFIDFFVAGHTHGLQISFVPMSLFERLNKNRNYPLTTIYGNMKSENMKIYITSGVGAVLLPFRLFAYPEIVIVNLRSKK; encoded by the coding sequence ATGAATATTTTAAATAAATTATTAAATAAATTTGGAAAAACTAAAATAATTATTTTTTTAATTATTATATTATTATTCGCTTTGTATATGTTTAAAACTTCAAGAGATTTGAAAGTTAGATATATTGATTTAGAATTTGAAGATTTGCCTAAAAGTTTTGACAATATAAAAGTCGCTTTGGCTTCCGATATTCATTCTGGGCTTTATGTTTCAACTTCGCATATAAAAAAAATGTCTTATATGATAATGACTAATAAACCCGATATTATACTTTTTGTAGGCGATTATATTTACAGCGCTCCAAGATGGTTTAGATATTATAATAAAAAAAATATTATCAAACTTAACGAAGGCATAAAAGATTTAAACGCTCCGCTTGGAAAATATGCCGTTATGGGAAATCATGATAATTATGAAAGCAAAATTGATATTTCAAATACTTTTTATTCAAATAATTTTAAAATGCTTGATAATAATATAATATTTATAACAAATGAAAATAAAGAATATATTTCAATAGGAGGAATTGGAGATTTTTTGACGGACGAAGTAAAATTTGATTTGGCTATAAAAAATGTTAAAACAAACGATTTTAATATTTTATTATCGCATGAGCCGATGTTTCCGCTAAAAATCGCTCAAAAAGAAGGATATAATAAATTTATAGATTTTTTTGTAGCGGGACATACGCATGGGCTTCAAATAAGTTTTGTTCCTATGTCTTTATTTGAAAGATTAAATAAAAATAGAAATTATCCTTTAACTACAATATATGGAAATATGAAAAGCGAAAATATGAAAATTTATATAACTTCGGGCGTTGGAGCGGTTTTACTTCCTTTTAGATTATTTGCATATCCCGAGATTGTTATAGTCAATTTGAGAAGTAAAAAATAA
- the metG gene encoding methionine--tRNA ligase, whose protein sequence is MTDKKFYITTPIYYPSDYLHIGHCYCTIAADTMARYKRITGYDVYFLTGTDEHGEKIERKAEAAKTTPKAYVDNIVQATKELWKRLHIDYTHYIRTTDDYHERRVQKIFQKLYDKNFIYKGLYKGLYCVSDEAFFTDSQVIKKEDGKCYCPDCEKELEYKEEECYYLKLSDYGQWLIDYYKEHPEFLGPKERMNEMLNNFLLPGLEDLAVTRKGLKWGIPCPINKEHSIYVWIDALSNYITALGYPEEEDDLFKKYWACDVHFVGKEIVRFHSIIWPIMLKMLDIPLPKKVFGHGWILFDDGKKMSKSRGNVVEPNSLIDKYGVDSLRYFLMREITFGIDGYYSQELLLKRINSDLANDYGNLWHRITTMLEKYFNGILPEEVESVYGERERELKKAVLTLDANVESALDDFKFNEALSYIWEVIRMTNKYVEESAPWNLAKDETKKDYLANVMYISFQSYYIITAYLQIFFVETPKKVFNRLGLGDNVPLEDAKKWGSLNAGIKIERGEALFKRYDIEEEIGIKTKENKKEVNPPKDEKHKPNIEKEEFEKLELLTAKILFAEKVENADKLIKFVVDIGEGEQRVVVSSIAEYYKAEDMVGKTVLYLANLKPKKFRGIMSHGMLLLADNGETLSIMKAEKDFEAGCEVK, encoded by the coding sequence ATGACGGACAAGAAATTTTATATTACCACGCCGATATATTATCCTTCGGACTATTTGCATATAGGGCATTGTTATTGCACAATCGCCGCCGACACTATGGCAAGATATAAGAGAATAACGGGATACGATGTTTATTTTTTGACGGGAACGGATGAACATGGCGAAAAAATAGAAAGAAAAGCCGAAGCTGCAAAAACTACTCCTAAAGCTTATGTCGATAATATAGTTCAAGCGACAAAAGAATTATGGAAGAGACTTCATATTGATTATACTCATTATATAAGAACGACAGACGATTATCATGAAAGAAGAGTGCAGAAAATTTTTCAAAAATTATACGATAAAAATTTTATATATAAAGGATTGTATAAAGGTTTATATTGCGTAAGCGATGAAGCGTTTTTTACCGATAGTCAGGTTATAAAAAAAGAAGATGGAAAATGTTATTGTCCCGATTGCGAAAAAGAATTAGAATATAAAGAAGAAGAATGTTATTATTTAAAATTATCCGATTATGGACAATGGTTAATCGATTATTATAAAGAGCATCCCGAATTTTTAGGACCAAAAGAGAGAATGAACGAAATGCTTAATAACTTTCTTTTGCCAGGTTTGGAAGATTTGGCTGTCACGCGTAAAGGCTTAAAATGGGGAATTCCATGTCCAATAAATAAAGAGCATAGCATTTATGTTTGGATAGACGCTTTAAGTAATTATATAACCGCTTTAGGATATCCCGAAGAAGAAGACGATTTATTTAAAAAATATTGGGCATGCGATGTTCATTTTGTCGGCAAAGAAATTGTTAGATTTCATTCTATAATTTGGCCAATAATGCTAAAAATGCTCGACATTCCTCTGCCAAAAAAAGTTTTCGGACATGGCTGGATATTATTTGACGATGGGAAAAAAATGAGCAAAAGCAGAGGAAATGTAGTTGAGCCGAATAGTTTGATTGACAAATACGGAGTCGATTCTTTAAGATATTTTTTAATGCGCGAAATTACTTTTGGAATAGACGGATATTATTCTCAAGAATTGCTTTTAAAAAGAATAAATAGCGATTTGGCAAACGATTACGGAAATTTATGGCATAGAATAACCACAATGCTTGAAAAATATTTTAACGGAATTTTGCCAGAAGAAGTCGAAAGCGTTTACGGAGAGAGAGAGAGAGAATTAAAAAAAGCGGTTTTGACTTTGGATGCAAATGTAGAATCCGCATTAGACGATTTTAAATTTAACGAAGCGCTTTCTTATATTTGGGAAGTTATAAGAATGACTAATAAATATGTCGAAGAGAGCGCGCCATGGAATTTAGCAAAAGACGAAACTAAAAAAGATTATTTGGCAAATGTAATGTATATATCTTTTCAAAGTTATTATATTATAACGGCTTATTTGCAAATATTTTTTGTGGAAACTCCAAAAAAAGTATTTAATAGATTGGGACTTGGCGACAATGTGCCTTTGGAAGACGCTAAAAAATGGGGTTCTTTAAATGCTGGAATAAAAATAGAAAGAGGAGAGGCTTTATTTAAAAGATACGACATAGAAGAAGAAATAGGAATAAAAACTAAAGAAAATAAAAAAGAAGTAAATCCGCCAAAAGACGAAAAACATAAACCGAATATAGAAAAAGAAGAATTTGAAAAGTTGGAATTATTAACCGCTAAAATACTTTTTGCAGAAAAGGTTGAAAACGCCGATAAACTTATTAAATTTGTCGTAGATATAGGAGAAGGCGAGCAAAGAGTAGTCGTTTCTTCTATAGCCGAATATTATAAAGCGGAAGATATGGTTGGAAAAACCGTTCTTTATTTGGCTAATTTGAAACCTAAAAAATTTAGAGGAATAATGTCTCATGGCATGCTTCTACTTGCGGACAATGGAGAGACTTTGTCGATTATGAAAGCGGAAAAAGATTTTGAAGCGGGTTGCGAAGTAAAATAA
- a CDS encoding cell division protein FtsQ/DivIB, protein MKNSKFKNKFQNQFNESKLRKKLRKNKMSKKQKEILKKMFISLFGLIIICISVVLISKAKVLRVELRGLNFLNPIDIIEEAELSKYNKKSFFNIPKKEIKKEIEKNIRLEVENIKLSYPDLLIINLKERETLFLLESDKGIYEITDEGYIIKNDIIYNYDVPYITGLIVNPTNTKIENEYTQYLASVIYEVKKNNKDIYNIISEINAFGKDLILYPRGYPVQIILEKYVKASKFVELAGILKTVQGQASKTYRIDFRFNEAITVN, encoded by the coding sequence ATGAAAAATAGCAAATTCAAAAATAAATTTCAAAATCAATTTAATGAAAGTAAACTCAGAAAAAAATTAAGAAAAAATAAAATGTCTAAAAAACAAAAAGAGATATTAAAAAAAATGTTTATCTCTCTTTTTGGTTTAATTATTATATGCATTTCCGTTGTATTGATAAGCAAGGCTAAAGTTTTGAGAGTCGAATTGAGAGGATTAAATTTTTTAAATCCGATAGATATAATTGAAGAAGCGGAACTTTCAAAATATAATAAAAAAAGTTTTTTTAATATTCCTAAAAAAGAAATAAAAAAAGAAATTGAAAAAAATATAAGGCTTGAAGTTGAAAATATAAAATTGTCTTATCCCGATTTGCTTATAATAAACTTAAAAGAAAGAGAAACTTTATTTTTATTAGAATCCGATAAGGGAATATACGAAATTACGGACGAAGGCTATATTATAAAAAACGATATTATTTATAATTACGATGTTCCTTATATTACGGGTTTAATCGTAAATCCTACAAATACAAAAATTGAAAACGAATATACTCAATATTTGGCTTCCGTTATTTACGAAGTGAAAAAAAATAATAAAGACATATATAATATAATATCGGAGATAAACGCTTTCGGAAAAGATTTAATACTTTATCCAAGAGGTTATCCTGTTCAAATTATTTTAGAAAAATATGTTAAAGCTTCAAAGTTTGTGGAACTTGCGGGAATATTGAAAACCGTTCAAGGACAGGCAAGCAAAACTTATAGAATAGATTTTAGATTTAACGAAGCGATAACGGTTAATTAA
- the pyrF gene encoding orotidine-5'-phosphate decarboxylase, giving the protein MKDRNQFINNPKEKLIIALDFNSMNEATKLIDELGEEAIFYKVGLELFLYTKGEIIEYLASKNKKVFLDLKFHDIPNTTAMASLFAAKQNIFMFNVHTSGGKRMMEKTVEEIKKINKNNLIIGVTVLTSLSENDIKNMFSSNLALKDLAVNWAKLGKEAGLDGVVCSPKEANIIKKECGENFITVCPGVRPKWADINDQERTMTPKEAIENGCDYIVVGRPITRSDDRVKACKMIIEEIAEGIENNKNLKSVLIAEALLETNAVQLNIKNPFTFVSGIKSPIYCDNRYIIGFPKYRKIIVDAFVDILKNKDFDIVGGTATAGIPWASFISYELNKPLCYIRAEKKEHGKGKQIEGAECKDKKLILIEDLISTGSSSIKAFEASKEDGAIGLEIISIFSYEFEKANKNFEDAKIKFSSLSNFSTLMKIAKDKKFISEEDFKIAIEWNKNPDKWQK; this is encoded by the coding sequence ATGAAAGATAGAAATCAATTTATAAATAATCCGAAAGAAAAATTAATTATAGCTTTAGATTTTAATTCTATGAACGAAGCTACAAAACTTATAGACGAACTTGGTGAAGAGGCGATATTTTATAAAGTCGGATTAGAACTCTTTTTATACACTAAAGGAGAGATAATAGAATATTTGGCAAGCAAAAATAAAAAAGTTTTTTTAGATTTGAAATTTCATGATATACCGAACACAACCGCTATGGCTTCTTTATTTGCCGCGAAACAAAATATTTTTATGTTTAATGTTCACACAAGCGGCGGTAAAAGAATGATGGAGAAAACAGTCGAAGAGATTAAAAAAATCAATAAAAATAATTTAATAATCGGAGTTACAGTTTTAACGAGTCTATCCGAAAACGATATAAAAAATATGTTTAGTTCAAATTTAGCTCTTAAAGACCTTGCAGTAAATTGGGCAAAATTAGGAAAAGAAGCGGGATTAGACGGAGTTGTATGCTCGCCAAAAGAAGCGAATATTATAAAAAAAGAATGCGGAGAAAATTTTATAACGGTTTGTCCTGGAGTTCGTCCAAAATGGGCTGATATTAACGACCAAGAAAGAACGATGACGCCGAAAGAAGCCATTGAAAACGGATGCGATTATATTGTTGTTGGCAGACCTATAACAAGAAGCGATGACAGAGTTAAAGCTTGCAAAATGATTATAGAAGAAATAGCCGAAGGAATTGAAAATAATAAAAATTTAAAATCGGTATTAATAGCGGAAGCCTTGCTTGAAACTAACGCCGTTCAATTAAATATTAAAAATCCTTTTACTTTTGTGTCGGGAATAAAAAGCCCGATTTATTGCGACAATAGATATATAATCGGTTTTCCAAAATACAGAAAAATCATAGTTGACGCTTTTGTAGATATTTTAAAAAATAAAGATTTTGACATAGTCGGCGGAACGGCAACGGCGGGAATTCCTTGGGCTTCTTTTATATCTTACGAATTAAATAAACCATTATGTTATATAAGAGCCGAAAAAAAAGAGCATGGAAAAGGCAAACAAATTGAAGGAGCGGAATGCAAAGATAAAAAATTAATATTGATAGAAGATTTAATTTCAACAGGTTCAAGTTCTATTAAAGCTTTTGAAGCCTCCAAAGAAGATGGAGCTATTGGACTTGAAATAATATCTATATTCTCTTATGAATTTGAAAAGGCAAATAAAAATTTTGAAGATGCAAAAATAAAATTCTCTTCACTCTCTAATTTTTCAACTTTAATGAAAATTGCCAAAGATAAAAAATTTATAAGCGAGGAAGATTTTAAAATAGCGATAGAATGGAATAAAAATCCTGATAAATGGCAGAAATAA
- a CDS encoding dihydroorotate dehydrogenase, with protein MSKLRINFLGKELKNPVITSSGCFGYGEEYNNYFNVDKLGAVNLKGITLNKREGNKGIRIAETPSGMINCIGLENPGIEYFRDNIIKNIKYKAPIILNINGESEEEYIKISEIANEIERVDFIELNISCPNVKNGVMAFGINCKTAENLTKSVKKVLTKKPLIVKLSPNVTDITEIAKSVESAGADAVSLVNTFLAMKIDTKTKKPLLGNIFGGLSGGCIKPIAVRMVYQVFKAVKIPIIGMGGIENFNDGLEFIMAGASLISIGSGIFSNPILPIEVINGIENYLKENNIDNIKDLIGIAHK; from the coding sequence ATGTCAAAATTAAGAATCAATTTTTTAGGAAAAGAATTAAAAAATCCCGTTATAACCTCTTCGGGATGTTTTGGCTACGGAGAAGAATATAATAATTATTTCAATGTCGATAAACTCGGAGCTGTGAACTTAAAAGGAATAACTTTAAATAAAAGAGAAGGAAACAAAGGAATAAGAATAGCCGAAACTCCTTCGGGCATGATTAATTGCATAGGTTTGGAAAATCCAGGAATAGAATATTTTAGAGATAATATAATTAAAAATATAAAATATAAAGCTCCAATAATTCTTAATATAAACGGAGAGAGCGAAGAAGAATATATAAAAATTTCGGAAATTGCAAACGAAATAGAGAGAGTCGATTTTATAGAATTAAATATATCCTGCCCAAATGTAAAAAACGGCGTAATGGCTTTTGGAATAAATTGCAAAACTGCAGAAAATCTAACAAAATCCGTAAAAAAAGTTTTAACTAAAAAACCTCTTATAGTAAAACTCTCGCCGAATGTTACCGATATAACGGAAATTGCAAAATCGGTTGAAAGCGCTGGAGCAGATGCCGTTTCTTTGGTAAACACTTTTTTAGCAATGAAAATCGATACAAAAACAAAAAAGCCTTTACTCGGAAATATATTCGGAGGATTATCGGGAGGATGCATAAAACCTATAGCGGTTAGAATGGTTTATCAAGTTTTTAAAGCGGTGAAAATTCCAATAATCGGAATGGGCGGAATAGAAAATTTTAATGACGGTTTGGAGTTTATAATGGCGGGAGCTTCTTTAATTTCAATCGGTTCTGGAATATTTTCAAATCCGATTCTTCCAATAGAAGTTATAAACGGAATTGAAAATTATCTTAAAGAAAATAATATAGATAATATAAAAGATTTAATAGGAATAGCGCATAAATGA
- a CDS encoding dihydroorotate dehydrogenase electron transfer subunit: MFLEECEIIENVKISADKFLLKVKSEKSFKCVKAGQFFMLKCDSYLRRPISVHYADKNILEFYYQVKGNGTKYLSNLKKSDSINIQGALGNGFETNINNKNLLLVAGGMGIAPFKLLINNLIKNKNNISLIFGGANESAIKIIERFDINNIKLYITTDDGSVGDKCNCVEKTKELLKENKFDLIYTCGPEIMMKGIIKLSLENNIKCFASLERRMACGVNACLGCNVEILKNENTKNTKKNKYILKKVCHDGPVFDAKYLMV; this comes from the coding sequence ATGTTTTTAGAAGAATGCGAAATAATAGAAAATGTAAAAATATCGGCAGATAAATTTTTATTAAAAGTAAAATCCGAAAAATCATTTAAATGCGTAAAAGCTGGACAATTCTTTATGCTTAAATGCGATTCATATTTGAGAAGACCGATAAGCGTTCATTATGCAGATAAAAATATTTTAGAGTTTTATTATCAAGTCAAAGGAAATGGAACAAAATATTTATCTAATTTAAAAAAGTCCGATTCTATAAATATTCAAGGAGCTTTAGGCAACGGATTTGAAACTAATATAAATAATAAAAATTTGCTTTTAGTGGCGGGCGGAATGGGAATAGCGCCTTTTAAACTTTTAATAAATAATTTGATTAAAAATAAAAACAATATCTCTCTTATTTTCGGCGGAGCTAATGAAAGCGCAATAAAAATAATCGAGAGATTCGATATTAATAATATTAAACTTTATATAACTACAGATGACGGTTCTGTAGGCGATAAATGTAATTGCGTAGAAAAAACAAAAGAATTATTAAAAGAAAATAAATTCGATTTAATTTATACTTGCGGTCCCGAGATTATGATGAAAGGAATAATAAAATTGTCTTTAGAAAATAATATAAAATGTTTTGCTTCTTTAGAAAGAAGAATGGCTTGCGGAGTAAATGCATGTTTAGGATGCAATGTAGAAATATTGAAAAATGAAAATACTAAAAATACAAAAAAAAATAAATATATATTAAAAAAAGTTTGCCATGACGGTCCCGTATTTGATGCAAAATATTTAATGGTATAG
- the frr gene encoding ribosome recycling factor yields the protein MAKESYKERMEKTINSLQNDLKGIRTGRANASILDGIKVEAYGSNMPLKQVGNVTTPDAKTIMIQPFDKALIGDIEKAILKSDLGFNPFNESGNIRIVVPELTKERREELKKGVRHRGEEAKISIRNIRRDENDKIKKELKDKTITEDESKNQEKKIQTDTDSYIKKVDELIGSKEKELDTI from the coding sequence ATGGCAAAAGAATCTTATAAAGAAAGAATGGAAAAAACCATTAATAGCTTACAAAACGATTTGAAAGGAATAAGAACGGGAAGAGCAAACGCTTCAATATTGGACGGCATAAAAGTTGAAGCTTACGGAAGCAATATGCCTTTGAAACAAGTCGGCAATGTGACAACGCCCGATGCAAAAACGATAATGATTCAACCTTTCGATAAAGCTTTGATTGGCGATATAGAAAAAGCTATATTAAAATCGGATTTAGGATTTAATCCTTTCAATGAATCGGGAAATATTAGAATAGTAGTTCCAGAGCTTACTAAAGAAAGAAGAGAAGAATTAAAAAAAGGCGTTAGACATAGAGGAGAAGAGGCAAAAATATCGATTAGAAATATAAGAAGAGACGAAAACGATAAAATAAAAAAAGAATTAAAAGATAAAACTATAACCGAAGACGAATCAAAGAATCAAGAGAAGAAAATACAAACCGATACAGATTCCTATATAAAAAAAGTAGACGAATTGATTGGCTCTAAAGAAAAAGAATTAGATACTATATGA
- a CDS encoding isoprenyl transferase has product MINDNIPKHVAIIMDGNGRWAKAHNKSRSYGHRSGSENVIKIVEACCELNIKYLTLYAFSTENWRRPEEEKKALFKLLKEFYKKEIKRLISNNILVKHIGDIEAFPKDTVKTIKETESETAEKCKNPILTVILALNYGFRDEMKNAVKNICKDIKNEIINIDDIDETLISNYLYTKNIPDPDFIIRTSGENRLSNFLMYQASYSELYFTNILWPDFSKEDFKISINEYSNRIRRFGGL; this is encoded by the coding sequence ATGATAAACGATAATATTCCAAAGCATGTGGCTATAATAATGGACGGAAACGGAAGATGGGCAAAGGCTCATAATAAAAGCAGAAGTTATGGGCATAGAAGCGGAAGCGAAAATGTAATTAAAATAGTCGAGGCATGCTGCGAACTAAATATTAAGTATTTAACTTTATACGCTTTTTCAACGGAAAATTGGAGGCGTCCAGAAGAAGAAAAAAAAGCGCTTTTCAAATTATTAAAAGAATTCTATAAAAAAGAAATTAAAAGATTAATATCGAATAATATTTTGGTTAAACATATTGGAGATATTGAAGCTTTTCCTAAAGATACCGTAAAAACTATTAAAGAAACGGAAAGCGAAACCGCGGAAAAATGCAAAAATCCCATATTGACGGTTATTTTGGCTTTAAATTACGGATTTAGAGATGAAATGAAAAACGCCGTAAAAAATATATGCAAAGATATAAAAAACGAAATTATAAATATAGACGATATTGACGAAACTCTAATATCAAACTATTTATATACGAAAAATATTCCCGACCCAGATTTTATTATAAGAACTTCGGGAGAGAATAGATTGAGTAATTTTTTAATGTATCAAGCGTCTTATAGCGAATTATATTTTACAAACATATTGTGGCCCGATTTTTCAAAAGAAGATTTTAAAATTTCTATAAACGAATATTCAAATAGAATCAGAAGATTCGGAGGACTTTAA